A genomic region of Oncorhynchus mykiss isolate Arlee chromosome 16, USDA_OmykA_1.1, whole genome shotgun sequence contains the following coding sequences:
- the LOC110492642 gene encoding syntenin-1: protein MSLYPSLEDLKVDKAMKAQTQLAHTTATPAIAEGTYQPQAAVLGMPSSGESTGFSLYPNLEELGEYMGLSLDSDEVQRNMASVPMADNQVAVSSGMGISGMVCPVTGSDVGIKRAEIRPGLREIILCKDQDRKVGLRLRAIDNGVFIQLVQANSPAALGGLRFGDQVLQINGQNCAGWSLDKAHKALKVAAETRIELIVRDRPFQRTVTMHKDSSGHVGFIFKSGNITSLVKDGSAARNGLLTSHYICEINGQNVIGLKDAQIKDILTTSPTAMTITIMPKFIYEHMVKRMSSGLLRSAMDHSVPEV, encoded by the exons ATGTCGCTGTATCCATCCCTCGAGGATCTTAAGGTGGACAAGGCCATGAAG GCTCAGACCCAATTGGCCCATACCACTGCTACCCCAGCCATCGCTGAGGGGACCTACCAGCCGCAGGCTGCTGTGCTGGGGATGCCATCATCAGGGGAGTCCACCGGCTTCT CCCTGTACCCTAACCTGGAGGAGCTGGGAGAGTACATGGGCCTGAGCCTCGACAGTGATGAGGTGCAGAGGAACATGGCCTCGGTGCCCATGGCAGACAAT caAGTGGCGGTGTCCTCTGGCATGGGAATCAGTGGCATGGTGTGTCCCGTGACGGGGTCAGACGTGGGCATCAAGAGGGCAGAGATCCGTCCCGGCCTGCGTGAGATCATCCTCTGTAAGGACCAGGATAGGAAGGTCGGCCTGAGGCTAAGAGCCATCGACAAT GGCGTGTTTATCCAGCTGGTTCAGGCCAACTCCCCGGCCGCCCTGGGGGGCCTGCGCTTCGGGGACCAGGTCCTCCAGATCAACGGGCAGAACTGTGCTGGCTGGAGCCTGGACAAGGCCCACAAAGCCCTGAAGGTTGCTGCGGAGACCCGCATCGAGCTCATTGTCCGGGACAG GCCGTTCCAGCGTACTGTCACCATGCACAAAGACAGCTCAGGCCACGTTGGGTTCATCTTCAAGTCGGGCAACATCACCTCGCTGGTCAAGGATGGTTCGGCCGCTCGCAACGGCCTGCTGACGTCCCACTACATCTGTGAGATCAACGGACAGAATGTTATCGGCCTCAAG GATGCTCAGATCAAGGACATCCTGACCACCTCTCCTACAGCCATGACCATCACCATCATGCCCAAGTTCATCTACGAACACATGGTCAAGAG AATGTCCAGTGGTCTGCTGCGTTCAGCCATGGACCACTCTGTGCCAGAGGTGTGA